A section of the Malus sylvestris chromosome 17, drMalSylv7.2, whole genome shotgun sequence genome encodes:
- the LOC126611615 gene encoding uncharacterized protein LOC126611615 isoform X48, with protein sequence MAVDVAEFQWRKFLSSLRDAESELSGSISITYFRTIKNLISSFKSIKNRAREIDIMPRSPYDYSEIIDFLYKLNDVLAECRIFAKECKELNKKLLLFNPFGFYFIQKMNNRLDGLRKELESLGDARGLDNDVGDCWAEEVEPPPCPVVDGFDEQVVYGFDELAEKVEDLLCREGSTGNGFTTIGVVGIAGVGKTTLVHKVLKRERVKGKFNPIIWLPFSGMREEEEQFSRFSFETCILDHLGKTLDGRIVDLGKILERLNQLFSGKRYLIVLDDVQRRHINIEDRLWRGLPKGSGGAVIVTSRLTEVARKVVEKRDLIYVEPLDKEICWSIFEETMENNKEVLNISLHKTLSKIENEIKDQCHGLPLAAKALAGIIPEQIREIESKRFLKQMYIPDELLKHDLVGEPSVDIPSCPVLVFVDIKDEKLGVQLYNEFCYRLNKKQVLAVLEEDSDSKGPIKVEDPESVLKEVYGALHKSKKFEFADYIQKRMRIIIVGGDDVVNRILGVICDLKLPESPSIVPISHGTENNIPLSFGWKVPKVDRQSVTSFLDQVQAAQQIKTDSWHILIKMKSIQSSTDLKEIPHFFHVFRPVRKGATETEVHKGDTETEVHKGDTETEVHKGDTETEVHKGDTETEVHKGDTETAVHKGATETEVHKGATETKVHKGATETEDNLELSGGFWSYFSLGVDAPRSCGGYWSTARSLKSLVNVEVIRHGRLEPLKIPSGIKSIVCLNLPSDLGGSSNMNKDRKNMKPSVINDGQLEIVGLKEVLLAQNERIYLDQVQEIRFEFKGAAESVKMRIDGSPLKQLPPGIIDIKISRHSQVNILGNGDCAAKRGFSDSSEPRASGTDDSSNAKDKSTEESSNAKDKSTEASSSAKDKSTEESSSAKDKSTEASSNAQDSYKGRKKFGSADTFKYSETEDNSNAKDKSTEESSNAQDSSKAHKKFGSAGTFKMP encoded by the exons ATGGCAGTGGACGTTGCAGAATTTCAATGGAGAAAGTTCTTGAGCTCGCTTCGAGACGCCGAGTCGGAATTATCAGGTTCAATTTCCATCACCTACTTCAGAACAATAAAAAATCTCATCTCTTCCTTCAAGTCGATCAAAAATCGGGCCAGAGAGATAGATATAATGCCCCGCAGTCCTTACGACTACTCTGAAATCATCGATTTTCTCTACAAACTCAACGACGTTTTGGCCGAGTGCCGAATCTTCGCAAAGGAATGCAAGGAGCTCAACAAGAAGCTCTTACTCTTCAACCCTTTTGGATTTTACTTCATCCAGAAGATGAATAATAGACTGGATGGATTGAGGAAGGAGCTGGAGAGTTTGGGGGACGCCCGGGGGCTGGACAATGACGTCGGAGATTGTTGGGCGGAGGAGGTGGAACCGCCACCTTGTCCAGTCGTTGATGGGTTTGATGAGCAGGTTGTTTATGGGTTTGATGAGCTGGCAGAAAAAGTTGAGGACTTGCTGTGTAGGGAGGGCTCTACCGGAAATGGGTTTACGACAATTGGGGTGGTGGGGATTGCTGGTGTGGGTAAGACCACCCTGGTGCACAAGGTTTTGAAAAGGGAGAGAGTAAAGGGTAAGTTTAATCCTATAATTTGGTTACCCTTTTCGGGTATGAGGGAAGAGGAAGAACAGTTTAGTAGGTTTAGCTTTGAGACGTGCATTCTCGATCATTTGGGCAAAACTCTGGATGGGAGGATTGTTGACCTTGGTAAGATCTTGGAAAGGCTCAACCAACTGTTTTCTGGTAAGAGGTATCTGATTGTGTTGGATGATGTGCAGCGGCGCCACATTAACATTGAGGATCGCTTATGGCGCGGATTGCCTAAGGGTAGCGGTGGTGCGGTCATTGTCACTAGTAGGTTAACAGAAGTGGCTCGAAAGGTGGTGGAAAAAAGGGACTTGATTTATGTTGAGCCTTTGGACAAAGAAATTTGCTGGAGCATATTTGAGGAGACTATGGAGAATAACAAAGAAGTTTTAAACATTTCACTTCACAAAACTTTGAGTAAGATTGAGAATGAAATTAAGGATCAATGTCATGGCCTTCCATTGGCTGCTAAGGCGCTTGCAGGAATCATTCCGGAGCAGATTCGTGAGATTGA GTCCAAACGTTTCTTGAAGCAGATGTATATACCTGACGAATTGCTTAAACATGATTTGGTTGGTGAACCTTCTGTCGATATACCAAGCTGCCCAGTTTTAGTGTTTGTTGATATAAAAGATGAAAAACTTGGAGTACAACTCTATAACGAATTTTGCTACCGTCTTAATAAAAAGCAG GTCCTTGCTGTGCTGGAAGAGGACTCTGATTCTAAGGGACCAATAAAGGTAGAGGATCCTGAGAGCGTGCTAAAGGAGGTTTATGGTGCTCTACATAAGAGTAAAAAATTTGAGTTTGCTGATTATATTCAAAAGAGGATGAGAATTATA ATTGTTGGTGGGGATGACGTGGTTAACCGGATTCTTGGAGTTATTTGTGATTTGAAATTACCAGAGTCGCCCTCCATTGTGCCGATATCACATGGGACTGAAAATAACATCCCACTTTCGTTTGGATGG AAGGTGCCTAAAGTTGATCGTCAATCAGTGACATCATTCCTGGATCAAGTACAAGCGGCACAACAGATAAAAACTGACAG CTGGCATATTCTCATTAAGATGAAATCTATTCAAAGTTCTACAGATCTTAAAGAAATACCACACTTTTTTCATGTATTTCGTCCTGTTCGCAAAGGGGCTACAGAAACTGAGGTTCACAAAGGGGATACAGAAACTGAGGTTCACAAAGGGGATACAGAAACTGAGGTTCACAAAGGGGATACAGAAACTGAG GTTCACAAAGGGGACACAGAAACTGAGGTTCACAAAGGGGATACAGAAACTGCG GTTCACAAAGGGGCTACAGAAACTGAGGTTCATAAAGGGGCTACAGAAACTAAGGTTCACAAGGGGGCTACGGAAACTGAG GATAATCTGGAATTATCAGGAGGATTCTGGAGCTATTTCAGCTTGG GAGTTGATGCTCCAAGATCGTGCGGAGGTTACTGGTCTACTGCAAG GTCCTTAAAATCACTTGTAAACGTTGAGGTTATAAGGCATGGTCGTTTGGAACCACTTAAAATTCCTAGCGG AATCAAGTCAATTGTTTGTCTTAACTTGCCAAGCGATCTTGGGGGATCATCCAATATGAACAAAGATCGAAAA AACATGAAGCCGTCTGTCATAAATGATGGACAGCTTGAAATTGTCGGTTTGAAAGAAGTTTTGCTGGCTCAGAACGAACGTATTTATCTTGATCAG GTACAAGAAATTCGTTTTGAGTTTAAGGGTGCTGCAGAATCTGTAAAGATGAGGATTGATGGATCGCCATTGAAACAACTACCACCTGGGATTATAGATATTAAAATCTCTAGACACTCTCAAGTCAACATTCTTGGCAACGGAGATTGCGCGGCAAAAAGAGGTTTCTCTGACTCATCGGAACCCCGTGCTTCTGGAACCGATGATAGTAGCAATGCGAAAGATAAGTCAACTGAGGAAAGTAGCAATGCGAAAGATAAGTCAACTGAGGCAAGTAGCAGTGCGAAAGATAAGTCAACTGAGGAAAGTAGCAGTGCGAAAGATAAGTCAACTGAGGCAAGTAGCAATGCTCAAGATAGCTATAAAGGACGTAAGAAGTTTGGTTCAGCGGACACTTTCAAATACTCTGAAACCGAGGATAATAGCAATGCGAAAGATAAGTCAACTGAGGAAAGTAGCAATGCTCAAGATAGCTCCAAAGCACATAAGAAGTTTGGTTCCGCAGGCACTTTCAAAATGCCGTAA
- the LOC126611615 gene encoding uncharacterized protein LOC126611615 isoform X28, producing the protein MAVDVAEFQWRKFLSSLRDAESELSGSISITYFRTIKNLISSFKSIKNRAREIDIMPRSPYDYSEIIDFLYKLNDVLAECRIFAKECKELNKKLLLFNPFGFYFIQKMNNRLDGLRKELESLGDARGLDNDVGDCWAEEVEPPPCPVVDGFDEQVVYGFDELAEKVEDLLCREGSTGNGFTTIGVVGIAGVGKTTLVHKVLKRERVKGKFNPIIWLPFSGMREEEEQFSRFSFETCILDHLGKTLDGRIVDLGKILERLNQLFSGKRYLIVLDDVQRRHINIEDRLWRGLPKGSGGAVIVTSRLTEVARKVVEKRDLIYVEPLDKEICWSIFEETMENNKEVLNISLHKTLSKIENEIKDQCHGLPLAAKALAGIIPEQIREIESKRFLKQMYIPDELLKHDLVGEPSVDIPSCPVLVFVDIKDEKLGVQLYNEFCYRLNKKQVLAVLEEDSDSKGPIKVEDPESVLKEVYGALHKSKKFEFADYIQKRMRIIIVGGDDVVNRILGVICDLKLPESPSIVPISHGTENNIPLSFGWKVPKVDRQSVTSFLDQVQAAQQIKTDSWHILIKMKSIQSSTDLKEIPHFFHVFRPVRKGATETEVHKGDTETEVHKGDTETEVHKGDTETEVHKGDTETEVHKGDTETAVHKGDTETEVDEGDTETKVHKGATETEVHKGATETEVHKGATETKVHKGATETEDNLELSGGFWSYFSLGVDAPRSCGGYWSTARSLKSLVNVEVIRHGRLEPLKIPSGIKSIVCLNLPSDLGGSSNMNKDRKNMKPSVINDGQLEIVGLKEVLLAQNERIYLDQVQEIRFEFKGAAESVKMRIDGSPLKQLPPGIIDIKISRHSQVNILGNGDCAAKRGFSDSSEPRASGTDDSSNAKDKSTEESSNAKDKSTEASSSAKDKSTEESSSAKDKSTEASSNAQDSYKGRKKFGSADTFKYSETEDNSNAKDKSTEESSNAQDSSKAHKKFGSAGTFKMP; encoded by the exons ATGGCAGTGGACGTTGCAGAATTTCAATGGAGAAAGTTCTTGAGCTCGCTTCGAGACGCCGAGTCGGAATTATCAGGTTCAATTTCCATCACCTACTTCAGAACAATAAAAAATCTCATCTCTTCCTTCAAGTCGATCAAAAATCGGGCCAGAGAGATAGATATAATGCCCCGCAGTCCTTACGACTACTCTGAAATCATCGATTTTCTCTACAAACTCAACGACGTTTTGGCCGAGTGCCGAATCTTCGCAAAGGAATGCAAGGAGCTCAACAAGAAGCTCTTACTCTTCAACCCTTTTGGATTTTACTTCATCCAGAAGATGAATAATAGACTGGATGGATTGAGGAAGGAGCTGGAGAGTTTGGGGGACGCCCGGGGGCTGGACAATGACGTCGGAGATTGTTGGGCGGAGGAGGTGGAACCGCCACCTTGTCCAGTCGTTGATGGGTTTGATGAGCAGGTTGTTTATGGGTTTGATGAGCTGGCAGAAAAAGTTGAGGACTTGCTGTGTAGGGAGGGCTCTACCGGAAATGGGTTTACGACAATTGGGGTGGTGGGGATTGCTGGTGTGGGTAAGACCACCCTGGTGCACAAGGTTTTGAAAAGGGAGAGAGTAAAGGGTAAGTTTAATCCTATAATTTGGTTACCCTTTTCGGGTATGAGGGAAGAGGAAGAACAGTTTAGTAGGTTTAGCTTTGAGACGTGCATTCTCGATCATTTGGGCAAAACTCTGGATGGGAGGATTGTTGACCTTGGTAAGATCTTGGAAAGGCTCAACCAACTGTTTTCTGGTAAGAGGTATCTGATTGTGTTGGATGATGTGCAGCGGCGCCACATTAACATTGAGGATCGCTTATGGCGCGGATTGCCTAAGGGTAGCGGTGGTGCGGTCATTGTCACTAGTAGGTTAACAGAAGTGGCTCGAAAGGTGGTGGAAAAAAGGGACTTGATTTATGTTGAGCCTTTGGACAAAGAAATTTGCTGGAGCATATTTGAGGAGACTATGGAGAATAACAAAGAAGTTTTAAACATTTCACTTCACAAAACTTTGAGTAAGATTGAGAATGAAATTAAGGATCAATGTCATGGCCTTCCATTGGCTGCTAAGGCGCTTGCAGGAATCATTCCGGAGCAGATTCGTGAGATTGA GTCCAAACGTTTCTTGAAGCAGATGTATATACCTGACGAATTGCTTAAACATGATTTGGTTGGTGAACCTTCTGTCGATATACCAAGCTGCCCAGTTTTAGTGTTTGTTGATATAAAAGATGAAAAACTTGGAGTACAACTCTATAACGAATTTTGCTACCGTCTTAATAAAAAGCAG GTCCTTGCTGTGCTGGAAGAGGACTCTGATTCTAAGGGACCAATAAAGGTAGAGGATCCTGAGAGCGTGCTAAAGGAGGTTTATGGTGCTCTACATAAGAGTAAAAAATTTGAGTTTGCTGATTATATTCAAAAGAGGATGAGAATTATA ATTGTTGGTGGGGATGACGTGGTTAACCGGATTCTTGGAGTTATTTGTGATTTGAAATTACCAGAGTCGCCCTCCATTGTGCCGATATCACATGGGACTGAAAATAACATCCCACTTTCGTTTGGATGG AAGGTGCCTAAAGTTGATCGTCAATCAGTGACATCATTCCTGGATCAAGTACAAGCGGCACAACAGATAAAAACTGACAG CTGGCATATTCTCATTAAGATGAAATCTATTCAAAGTTCTACAGATCTTAAAGAAATACCACACTTTTTTCATGTATTTCGTCCTGTTCGCAAAGGGGCTACAGAAACTGAGGTTCACAAAGGGGATACAGAAACTGAGGTTCACAAAGGGGATACAGAAACTGAGGTTCACAAAGGGGATACAGAAACTGAG GTTCACAAAGGGGACACAGAAACTGAGGTTCACAAAGGGGATACAGAAACTGCG GTTCACAAAGGGGATACAGAAACTGAGGTTGACGAAGGGGATACAGAAACAAAGGTTCACAAAGGGGCGACAGAAACTGAGGTTCACAAAGGGGCTACAGAAACTGAGGTTCATAAAGGGGCTACAGAAACTAAGGTTCACAAGGGGGCTACGGAAACTGAG GATAATCTGGAATTATCAGGAGGATTCTGGAGCTATTTCAGCTTGG GAGTTGATGCTCCAAGATCGTGCGGAGGTTACTGGTCTACTGCAAG GTCCTTAAAATCACTTGTAAACGTTGAGGTTATAAGGCATGGTCGTTTGGAACCACTTAAAATTCCTAGCGG AATCAAGTCAATTGTTTGTCTTAACTTGCCAAGCGATCTTGGGGGATCATCCAATATGAACAAAGATCGAAAA AACATGAAGCCGTCTGTCATAAATGATGGACAGCTTGAAATTGTCGGTTTGAAAGAAGTTTTGCTGGCTCAGAACGAACGTATTTATCTTGATCAG GTACAAGAAATTCGTTTTGAGTTTAAGGGTGCTGCAGAATCTGTAAAGATGAGGATTGATGGATCGCCATTGAAACAACTACCACCTGGGATTATAGATATTAAAATCTCTAGACACTCTCAAGTCAACATTCTTGGCAACGGAGATTGCGCGGCAAAAAGAGGTTTCTCTGACTCATCGGAACCCCGTGCTTCTGGAACCGATGATAGTAGCAATGCGAAAGATAAGTCAACTGAGGAAAGTAGCAATGCGAAAGATAAGTCAACTGAGGCAAGTAGCAGTGCGAAAGATAAGTCAACTGAGGAAAGTAGCAGTGCGAAAGATAAGTCAACTGAGGCAAGTAGCAATGCTCAAGATAGCTATAAAGGACGTAAGAAGTTTGGTTCAGCGGACACTTTCAAATACTCTGAAACCGAGGATAATAGCAATGCGAAAGATAAGTCAACTGAGGAAAGTAGCAATGCTCAAGATAGCTCCAAAGCACATAAGAAGTTTGGTTCCGCAGGCACTTTCAAAATGCCGTAA
- the LOC126611615 gene encoding uncharacterized protein LOC126611615 isoform X47: protein MAVDVAEFQWRKFLSSLRDAESELSGSISITYFRTIKNLISSFKSIKNRAREIDIMPRSPYDYSEIIDFLYKLNDVLAECRIFAKECKELNKKLLLFNPFGFYFIQKMNNRLDGLRKELESLGDARGLDNDVGDCWAEEVEPPPCPVVDGFDEQVVYGFDELAEKVEDLLCREGSTGNGFTTIGVVGIAGVGKTTLVHKVLKRERVKGKFNPIIWLPFSGMREEEEQFSRFSFETCILDHLGKTLDGRIVDLGKILERLNQLFSGKRYLIVLDDVQRRHINIEDRLWRGLPKGSGGAVIVTSRLTEVARKVVEKRDLIYVEPLDKEICWSIFEETMENNKEVLNISLHKTLSKIENEIKDQCHGLPLAAKALAGIIPEQIREIESKRFLKQMYIPDELLKHDLVGEPSVDIPSCPVLVFVDIKDEKLGVQLYNEFCYRLNKKQVLAVLEEDSDSKGPIKVEDPESVLKEVYGALHKSKKFEFADYIQKRMRIIIVGGDDVVNRILGVICDLKLPESPSIVPISHGTENNIPLSFGWKVPKVDRQSVTSFLDQVQAAQQIKTDSWHILIKMKSIQSSTDLKEIPHFFHVFRPVRKGATETEVHKGDTETEVHKGDTETEVHKGDTETEVHKGDTETAVHKGATETEVHKGATETEVHKGATETKVHKGATETEDNLELSGGFWSYFSLGVDAPRSCGGYWSTARSLKSLVNVEVIRHGRLEPLKIPSGIKSIVCLNLPSDLGGSSNMNKDRKNMKPSVINDGQLEIVGLKEVLLAQNERIYLDQVQEIRFEFKGAAESVKMRIDGSPLKQLPPGIIDIKISRHSQVNILGNGDCAAKRGFSDSSEPRASGTDDSSNAKDKSTEESSNAKDKSTEASSSAKDKSTEESSSAKDKSTEASSNAQDSYKGRKKFGSADTFKYSETEDNSNAKDKSTEESSNAQDSSKAHKKFGSAGTFKMP from the exons ATGGCAGTGGACGTTGCAGAATTTCAATGGAGAAAGTTCTTGAGCTCGCTTCGAGACGCCGAGTCGGAATTATCAGGTTCAATTTCCATCACCTACTTCAGAACAATAAAAAATCTCATCTCTTCCTTCAAGTCGATCAAAAATCGGGCCAGAGAGATAGATATAATGCCCCGCAGTCCTTACGACTACTCTGAAATCATCGATTTTCTCTACAAACTCAACGACGTTTTGGCCGAGTGCCGAATCTTCGCAAAGGAATGCAAGGAGCTCAACAAGAAGCTCTTACTCTTCAACCCTTTTGGATTTTACTTCATCCAGAAGATGAATAATAGACTGGATGGATTGAGGAAGGAGCTGGAGAGTTTGGGGGACGCCCGGGGGCTGGACAATGACGTCGGAGATTGTTGGGCGGAGGAGGTGGAACCGCCACCTTGTCCAGTCGTTGATGGGTTTGATGAGCAGGTTGTTTATGGGTTTGATGAGCTGGCAGAAAAAGTTGAGGACTTGCTGTGTAGGGAGGGCTCTACCGGAAATGGGTTTACGACAATTGGGGTGGTGGGGATTGCTGGTGTGGGTAAGACCACCCTGGTGCACAAGGTTTTGAAAAGGGAGAGAGTAAAGGGTAAGTTTAATCCTATAATTTGGTTACCCTTTTCGGGTATGAGGGAAGAGGAAGAACAGTTTAGTAGGTTTAGCTTTGAGACGTGCATTCTCGATCATTTGGGCAAAACTCTGGATGGGAGGATTGTTGACCTTGGTAAGATCTTGGAAAGGCTCAACCAACTGTTTTCTGGTAAGAGGTATCTGATTGTGTTGGATGATGTGCAGCGGCGCCACATTAACATTGAGGATCGCTTATGGCGCGGATTGCCTAAGGGTAGCGGTGGTGCGGTCATTGTCACTAGTAGGTTAACAGAAGTGGCTCGAAAGGTGGTGGAAAAAAGGGACTTGATTTATGTTGAGCCTTTGGACAAAGAAATTTGCTGGAGCATATTTGAGGAGACTATGGAGAATAACAAAGAAGTTTTAAACATTTCACTTCACAAAACTTTGAGTAAGATTGAGAATGAAATTAAGGATCAATGTCATGGCCTTCCATTGGCTGCTAAGGCGCTTGCAGGAATCATTCCGGAGCAGATTCGTGAGATTGA GTCCAAACGTTTCTTGAAGCAGATGTATATACCTGACGAATTGCTTAAACATGATTTGGTTGGTGAACCTTCTGTCGATATACCAAGCTGCCCAGTTTTAGTGTTTGTTGATATAAAAGATGAAAAACTTGGAGTACAACTCTATAACGAATTTTGCTACCGTCTTAATAAAAAGCAG GTCCTTGCTGTGCTGGAAGAGGACTCTGATTCTAAGGGACCAATAAAGGTAGAGGATCCTGAGAGCGTGCTAAAGGAGGTTTATGGTGCTCTACATAAGAGTAAAAAATTTGAGTTTGCTGATTATATTCAAAAGAGGATGAGAATTATA ATTGTTGGTGGGGATGACGTGGTTAACCGGATTCTTGGAGTTATTTGTGATTTGAAATTACCAGAGTCGCCCTCCATTGTGCCGATATCACATGGGACTGAAAATAACATCCCACTTTCGTTTGGATGG AAGGTGCCTAAAGTTGATCGTCAATCAGTGACATCATTCCTGGATCAAGTACAAGCGGCACAACAGATAAAAACTGACAG CTGGCATATTCTCATTAAGATGAAATCTATTCAAAGTTCTACAGATCTTAAAGAAATACCACACTTTTTTCATGTATTTCGTCCTGTTCGCAAAGGGGCTACAGAAACTGAGGTTCACAAAGGGGATACAGAAACTGAGGTTCACAAAGGGGATACAGAAACTGAGGTTCACAAAGGGGATACAGAAACTGAG GTTCACAAAGGGGATACAGAAACTGCG GTTCACAAAGGGGCGACAGAAACTGAGGTTCACAAAGGGGCTACAGAAACTGAGGTTCATAAAGGGGCTACAGAAACTAAGGTTCACAAGGGGGCTACGGAAACTGAG GATAATCTGGAATTATCAGGAGGATTCTGGAGCTATTTCAGCTTGG GAGTTGATGCTCCAAGATCGTGCGGAGGTTACTGGTCTACTGCAAG GTCCTTAAAATCACTTGTAAACGTTGAGGTTATAAGGCATGGTCGTTTGGAACCACTTAAAATTCCTAGCGG AATCAAGTCAATTGTTTGTCTTAACTTGCCAAGCGATCTTGGGGGATCATCCAATATGAACAAAGATCGAAAA AACATGAAGCCGTCTGTCATAAATGATGGACAGCTTGAAATTGTCGGTTTGAAAGAAGTTTTGCTGGCTCAGAACGAACGTATTTATCTTGATCAG GTACAAGAAATTCGTTTTGAGTTTAAGGGTGCTGCAGAATCTGTAAAGATGAGGATTGATGGATCGCCATTGAAACAACTACCACCTGGGATTATAGATATTAAAATCTCTAGACACTCTCAAGTCAACATTCTTGGCAACGGAGATTGCGCGGCAAAAAGAGGTTTCTCTGACTCATCGGAACCCCGTGCTTCTGGAACCGATGATAGTAGCAATGCGAAAGATAAGTCAACTGAGGAAAGTAGCAATGCGAAAGATAAGTCAACTGAGGCAAGTAGCAGTGCGAAAGATAAGTCAACTGAGGAAAGTAGCAGTGCGAAAGATAAGTCAACTGAGGCAAGTAGCAATGCTCAAGATAGCTATAAAGGACGTAAGAAGTTTGGTTCAGCGGACACTTTCAAATACTCTGAAACCGAGGATAATAGCAATGCGAAAGATAAGTCAACTGAGGAAAGTAGCAATGCTCAAGATAGCTCCAAAGCACATAAGAAGTTTGGTTCCGCAGGCACTTTCAAAATGCCGTAA